In uncultured Bacteroides sp., one genomic interval encodes:
- a CDS encoding glycosyltransferase family 2 protein has translation MNKPLFSIVMVNYNADTFLEEAILSVLNQTCSDYELIMVDGGSKDNSVDIIKKYANRLSWWVSEPDKGQSDAFNKGFAHAKGDYFVWLNSDDLMLPRTLEIVKFTIINNLTCKWFALNTVYIDKDDCIWRAYKTPSYPNRVMRNGYIEMGAPSSFFHRSIYEKCGPFVVDYHYMMDIDLWLKFIYADFPLKRINNFGWAFRDHEGSKTSSSLKGKPSEKFLKEKAVVLTANNCKPKKLILLLQKLSRIIYSYPRAWYYTKKYTGKNISELKQ, from the coding sequence ATGAATAAACCTTTATTTTCCATTGTAATGGTTAATTATAATGCAGATACTTTTTTGGAAGAAGCTATATTGTCCGTTCTTAATCAGACCTGTTCTGATTATGAGCTAATAATGGTCGATGGCGGTAGTAAAGATAATAGTGTAGATATTATAAAAAAGTATGCCAATAGATTATCTTGGTGGGTGTCGGAACCAGATAAAGGACAAAGTGATGCATTTAATAAAGGATTTGCCCATGCCAAAGGTGATTACTTTGTGTGGTTGAATTCTGATGATTTAATGCTCCCTCGTACTCTTGAAATAGTGAAATTTACAATTATTAACAATCTAACTTGTAAATGGTTCGCACTGAACACTGTCTATATTGATAAGGACGATTGCATATGGAGGGCTTATAAAACGCCTTCATATCCCAATCGTGTAATGAGGAATGGGTATATAGAAATGGGTGCACCTTCTTCCTTCTTTCATCGTTCAATCTATGAGAAGTGCGGACCTTTTGTTGTCGACTACCATTATATGATGGACATTGACCTTTGGCTTAAATTTATTTATGCTGACTTTCCGCTTAAAAGAATAAATAATTTTGGTTGGGCATTCCGAGATCATGAAGGTTCTAAAACATCATCTAGCCTAAAAGGTAAACCAAGCGAAAAGTTTCTTAAAGAAAAAGCAGTTGTACTAACTGCAAATAATTGTAAACCTAAGAAACTAATACTTCTATTGCAAAAGCTGAGCCGAATAATCTATTCATATCCTCGGGCATGGTACTATACTAAGAAATATACTGGAAAGAATATTAGCGAATTAAAGCAATAA
- a CDS encoding glycosyltransferase: MPTLLQINTSLNCNSTGKIAEQIGLLAKSQGWDCYVAHGPRFKKESALKSYEIESNLGEKLHLMKSLLVDGHGLSSKKATARFVEWINSIKPDIIHFHNIHGYYLNYPILIEYLQKANIPVIWTFHDCWPITGHCGYFSLEGCEKWRTGCGKCPLRWKEYPKSLIVDRSAKNYQLKKQLFCALENLNIISVSKWLDSIVGESFLSNKHHSYIYNGIDVNIFKPTTSELRKRYGIGEKKILLGVASIWTTRKALADYIELSHLLPKDYKVVLVGPTEKQAKAIPDGIIVISRTNNQQELAQWYSEADILLNLSYEETFGLTTVEGFACGTPSIVYNKTASPELITNHTGAVVEAGDYDALIKAIINITSKGKASYSAACRQRAVEHFNKDDRFQDYINLYNELLNEKSCPR; this comes from the coding sequence ATGCCAACATTACTTCAAATAAATACATCTCTGAATTGCAACTCCACAGGTAAGATTGCTGAACAGATCGGATTATTGGCAAAATCACAAGGTTGGGATTGCTATGTCGCACACGGTCCCAGGTTCAAGAAGGAAAGTGCACTTAAAAGTTATGAGATAGAATCAAATCTAGGTGAGAAGTTACATCTAATGAAAAGCCTATTGGTAGATGGCCATGGCCTATCGTCAAAAAAAGCTACAGCCAGATTTGTAGAGTGGATTAATAGTATTAAACCTGATATTATCCATTTTCACAATATTCATGGTTACTATTTGAACTATCCAATTCTGATTGAATACCTACAGAAGGCTAATATACCTGTAATTTGGACATTCCATGACTGTTGGCCTATTACAGGACATTGTGGCTATTTCAGTCTGGAAGGGTGTGAGAAGTGGAGAACCGGTTGCGGCAAGTGTCCTCTTCGTTGGAAGGAGTATCCTAAATCTCTTATTGTCGATAGATCAGCCAAGAATTATCAACTAAAGAAACAACTGTTTTGCGCTTTAGAGAACTTGAATATTATATCTGTATCAAAGTGGTTGGACAGTATTGTCGGTGAGTCGTTTTTAAGCAATAAGCACCATTCCTATATTTATAATGGTATTGACGTCAATATATTTAAACCAACAACTTCGGAATTAAGAAAGAGGTACGGTATTGGGGAAAAGAAAATCCTACTAGGTGTAGCTTCTATATGGACGACAAGAAAGGCGCTTGCTGATTACATAGAGCTTTCTCATCTTTTACCAAAGGATTACAAAGTTGTATTGGTAGGCCCAACCGAGAAGCAAGCTAAAGCTATACCGGACGGTATTATCGTGATCAGTAGAACTAATAATCAGCAGGAATTAGCTCAATGGTATTCAGAGGCGGATATTTTACTGAATCTTTCATACGAAGAAACCTTTGGGCTCACGACCGTTGAAGGTTTTGCTTGTGGTACTCCGAGTATTGTGTATAACAAAACAGCCAGTCCTGAACTAATAACGAACCATACAGGAGCGGTTGTTGAAGCCGGTGATTATGATGCATTAATCAAAGCAATTATCAATATTACATCAAAAGGCAAAGCTTCCTATTCTGCAGCATGCCGCCAACGTGCAGTTGAGCACTTCAACAAAGACGATAGATTTCAAGATTACATTAACTTATATAATGAACTACTCAATGAAAAAAGTTGTCCTCGTTAA
- a CDS encoding glycosyltransferase family 4 protein — protein sequence MKKVVLVNQSTRHLMIDIANAYAKKYDEVVLMAGVVEEYERPLDKRVKVIKIKTYDRSSGVKRIMTWGIAFLQIFFKLLFGYKDYEIIYFTNPPMTYFTSLFIKNPFSVVVYDIYPDALRNVGIKDGSFIYNRWTKINKKLYAKAEVMYTLSTGMANVLSKYVDLEKIRIVPNWSFTEKFAPIPKSENPFAKEHQMEDKFVVMYSGNMGYTHSVDVLLDVAEETLTDEHIHYLMIGQGKKKPLLEERVKNNGLKNVTILDLQPFDVVPYSFATTDLAMITLNEESGAVSVPGKTYDLLSVGAPLLCICPPESEMIALTEEYGNGKCFRSKEVKEIVAYIKRVANDSAMQKRLSDNSLKASKDFTRANAYKFMK from the coding sequence ATGAAAAAAGTTGTCCTCGTTAATCAGTCCACACGCCACCTTATGATAGATATCGCCAACGCATACGCAAAGAAGTATGACGAGGTGGTGCTGATGGCTGGTGTTGTAGAGGAATATGAGCGCCCTTTGGACAAGCGCGTTAAGGTTATCAAGATAAAGACTTACGACCGCTCATCGGGCGTGAAACGCATCATGACCTGGGGTATAGCATTCCTGCAGATTTTCTTCAAACTGTTGTTTGGCTACAAGGATTATGAGATTATATATTTCACCAATCCCCCTATGACATACTTCACCTCACTATTTATCAAGAATCCATTCTCTGTGGTTGTATATGACATCTATCCCGATGCTCTTCGCAATGTAGGCATCAAGGATGGAAGCTTCATCTATAACCGCTGGACAAAAATCAATAAGAAGCTCTATGCCAAGGCTGAGGTAATGTACACTCTCAGTACTGGTATGGCTAATGTATTATCTAAGTATGTAGATTTGGAGAAGATACGTATTGTGCCAAACTGGTCGTTTACCGAGAAGTTTGCTCCAATCCCTAAGAGTGAGAATCCTTTTGCAAAGGAGCATCAAATGGAGGATAAGTTTGTGGTTATGTACTCCGGTAATATGGGCTATACCCATAGTGTAGATGTATTGTTAGATGTAGCTGAGGAGACCTTGACGGATGAGCATATCCACTACCTGATGATTGGCCAAGGCAAGAAGAAGCCTTTGCTAGAAGAGCGCGTAAAGAATAATGGACTCAAAAATGTTACTATTCTTGATCTACAACCATTTGATGTAGTGCCTTATTCGTTTGCTACGACAGATCTTGCAATGATTACCCTCAATGAAGAGTCAGGTGCTGTAAGTGTTCCCGGAAAGACCTACGACCTGCTTTCTGTGGGTGCACCTCTTCTTTGCATTTGCCCTCCGGAGTCAGAGATGATTGCATTGACTGAAGAGTATGGCAATGGCAAGTGCTTCCGCTCGAAGGAGGTGAAGGAGATTGTTGCATACATCAAGCGGGTAGCTAATGATTCTGCTATGCAGAAACGTTTGTCCGATAATTCGCTCAAAGCATCGAAGGACTTTACTCGTGCGAATGCTTATAAGTTCATGAAATAA
- a CDS encoding phosphotransferase translates to MKISEMLVREDFYTILEQTLSDNRETIHAMEAPISVTDASNDCTLFVNAQLNSIMTAHPSRDVVDYLKTEYNVSGGLLRRLMVRGYLTAATTFVKRFVQKGIKINFKTGVDKDNILIYPCNKKIRLFDFGKGMVYTMLKRDFPPLYIDRETKFRLEHKAPFIPEIAESGAGCYSEKIINGMPVARINDQAFVNRCKEQAYNLVISLTRSDNQVLAVDYMQELKNTCLEQLKQKKAFADSAIVACLFDTLLAVKPDEKLSLVVSHGDFQPGNIWWDKDKKQIVIIDWETVKLRSRSYDHAALYYNLRREGTEQQVIDSIKASSHIHSFIPMCSPESVAKIVMAEELAYQTEELISFPGDIGIKQYNKIIEKFKTLKI, encoded by the coding sequence ATGAAAATATCTGAAATGCTTGTGCGTGAGGATTTCTATACCATCCTCGAGCAAACTTTGTCAGACAATCGTGAGACCATTCACGCTATGGAAGCTCCTATTTCAGTAACGGATGCAAGCAACGATTGCACTTTGTTTGTGAACGCACAACTCAACTCTATCATGACTGCTCACCCTTCGAGGGATGTAGTAGATTACCTTAAGACGGAATACAACGTATCCGGTGGTCTGCTTCGTCGTTTGATGGTCAGGGGGTATCTAACTGCTGCCACTACATTTGTAAAGCGATTCGTGCAAAAAGGTATTAAGATCAATTTCAAGACAGGTGTAGATAAAGACAATATCCTTATTTACCCTTGTAACAAAAAAATTCGTCTTTTCGACTTCGGTAAGGGTATGGTATATACGATGCTTAAGCGAGACTTTCCTCCACTCTATATTGATCGCGAAACTAAATTTCGCTTGGAGCATAAGGCACCCTTTATTCCGGAGATTGCGGAATCAGGTGCCGGTTGCTATTCGGAGAAGATTATCAACGGAATGCCTGTGGCTCGTATCAATGATCAGGCATTTGTAAATAGATGCAAGGAACAGGCTTATAATCTGGTTATATCCTTAACACGTTCCGATAATCAGGTTTTGGCGGTTGACTATATGCAGGAGCTTAAGAATACCTGCTTAGAACAACTGAAGCAAAAGAAAGCGTTTGCTGATTCCGCTATAGTTGCCTGCCTGTTTGATACCCTACTTGCTGTAAAGCCTGATGAGAAACTTTCGTTGGTGGTAAGTCATGGTGATTTTCAGCCCGGGAATATCTGGTGGGATAAGGATAAGAAGCAAATTGTTATCATCGACTGGGAAACTGTTAAACTTCGTTCTCGCTCCTATGATCATGCGGCACTTTATTACAATCTCCGCAGAGAGGGAACCGAACAGCAGGTGATAGATAGTATCAAAGCATCATCACACATCCATTCTTTTATCCCAATGTGCTCTCCTGAATCAGTTGCTAAGATAGTAATGGCGGAGGAGTTGGCATATCAGACAGAGGAGCTTATCAGTTTCCCAGGTGATATTGGAATCAAACAATATAACAAGATAATAGAAAAGTTCAAAACACTTAAGATATGA
- a CDS encoding nucleotidyltransferase family protein, protein MIEQVFGNEYFKLMSLIIREKNTQEELEYIKQSEDKIRSNEFYEVALEHELVSTIGAKLVKKIGLELGDPWKMEMEETRARLGFLFAKVEELGADLKANGIPLILLKNGGIAIDIMDDLAECPMGDIDMLCRKSDFHKAHDIILKHGFNFKFRSIYEFENLDEAFADGSTEYSIQNSEETAWVELAWRPVAGRWIRKDKEPKADALVEASHKAKRSVNHVLSNEDNLLQVSCHTAKHSYVRAPGYRLHLDVDRIVSNNDIDWDLFIKKVYEVHSRVAVYFSLYLAQEILGTKIPAHVLDALCPSKSKEKNIMNMLLKANLMHPHGRKFSKLGFLRFQTALYDSLGDFLAVLFPPSADLKLKYKYNTCLLTPYYWCWYVLDMVGIRKSKKA, encoded by the coding sequence ATGATAGAACAAGTTTTTGGAAATGAGTACTTCAAACTGATGTCTCTCATTATACGCGAAAAGAATACGCAAGAGGAGCTTGAATATATCAAGCAGTCTGAAGATAAGATTCGCTCTAACGAATTTTATGAGGTCGCCCTTGAACACGAGTTGGTAAGTACTATTGGTGCAAAGCTTGTAAAGAAGATTGGCCTTGAGTTAGGCGACCCTTGGAAGATGGAGATGGAAGAAACTCGCGCTCGTCTTGGTTTCCTTTTTGCAAAAGTAGAGGAGTTAGGAGCAGACCTTAAGGCAAATGGTATCCCTCTGATTCTGCTGAAGAATGGTGGTATAGCAATCGATATCATGGACGACTTGGCAGAGTGTCCTATGGGGGATATTGATATGCTTTGCCGTAAGAGCGATTTCCATAAGGCACATGATATTATTCTGAAACATGGATTCAACTTCAAATTCCGTAGCATCTATGAGTTTGAGAACTTGGACGAAGCATTTGCAGACGGTAGTACCGAATACAGCATCCAGAATAGCGAAGAAACTGCATGGGTGGAATTGGCATGGAGACCTGTTGCTGGTCGTTGGATTCGTAAAGATAAGGAGCCAAAGGCTGATGCACTTGTTGAGGCATCACACAAGGCAAAGAGAAGTGTGAACCATGTGCTCTCCAATGAGGATAACCTCCTTCAGGTAAGTTGTCATACCGCAAAGCACTCATACGTTCGTGCTCCTGGTTATCGTCTTCACTTGGATGTGGATCGTATTGTTTCAAACAATGATATTGATTGGGATCTCTTTATCAAGAAAGTGTATGAGGTTCATAGTCGTGTAGCAGTATATTTCTCACTCTATCTGGCTCAGGAAATACTTGGAACCAAGATTCCTGCACACGTTCTGGATGCACTTTGTCCTTCTAAGAGCAAGGAAAAGAACATCATGAACATGCTTCTGAAAGCAAATCTTATGCATCCTCACGGACGCAAGTTCTCTAAGTTGGGCTTCTTACGTTTTCAAACCGCTCTCTATGATTCTTTGGGTGACTTCTTGGCAGTCCTCTTCCCACCTTCTGCAGATTTGAAGTTGAAGTACAAATATAACACTTGCCTACTGACACCTTACTATTGGTGCTGGTATGTATTGGATATGGTGGGAATCAGAAAGTCAAAGAAAGCATAA
- a CDS encoding ATP-grasp domain-containing protein, protein MNHNILITSAGKRVALTKYFKETLNRFFPEAKVYITDMNPEMAPVSYVCDGAFAVPRVTAPEYPEVLLKICEENEIGMIIATIDTELLLLADLKTEFDKKGIKVMVSNKPFITLCRDKRNTGEFFENHGVRVPKEVDKCNPTFPLFAKPYDGSLSTNLHYIKTAKELTQEILNDPKLLFMEYIDKKVYKEYTVDMYYGKDNKVKCIVPRERIEIRAGEINKGRTAKNEILIFLKEKLGYIEGCVGCICVQLFFHPETKDMVGIEINPRFGGGYPLSYNCGGNFPELLIREYFLGETVEYFDDWKDGMLMLRYDDAIYV, encoded by the coding sequence ATGAATCACAATATTCTTATTACAAGTGCAGGTAAGCGTGTTGCGCTTACGAAGTATTTTAAGGAGACGCTGAACCGCTTCTTCCCAGAGGCGAAGGTGTATATTACAGATATGAATCCCGAGATGGCTCCCGTGAGCTATGTGTGCGATGGGGCATTTGCTGTTCCTCGTGTGACGGCTCCGGAGTACCCAGAGGTGCTGCTGAAGATTTGCGAGGAGAACGAAATCGGGATGATCATTGCTACCATCGACACAGAGCTCCTTTTGCTTGCAGACTTGAAGACCGAGTTTGACAAGAAAGGTATCAAAGTGATGGTGAGCAATAAGCCTTTCATCACGCTTTGTCGCGACAAGCGCAATACGGGTGAGTTCTTCGAGAACCATGGTGTGCGTGTGCCTAAGGAGGTGGATAAGTGCAACCCTACCTTTCCGTTGTTTGCTAAGCCATACGACGGGAGTTTGAGCACGAATCTGCATTACATCAAGACGGCAAAGGAGTTGACTCAGGAGATTCTGAACGACCCTAAGTTGCTCTTCATGGAGTATATCGACAAGAAGGTGTACAAGGAGTACACGGTGGATATGTACTATGGCAAGGACAACAAGGTCAAGTGTATCGTGCCTCGTGAGCGAATCGAGATTCGTGCGGGTGAGATCAACAAGGGTCGTACGGCGAAGAACGAGATCCTAATCTTCCTGAAGGAGAAGTTGGGTTATATTGAGGGGTGTGTGGGTTGCATCTGCGTGCAGCTGTTCTTCCATCCAGAAACAAAGGATATGGTGGGTATTGAGATCAATCCTCGTTTCGGAGGCGGTTATCCGTTGAGCTATAACTGTGGTGGTAATTTTCCAGAATTGCTGATTCGTGAGTACTTCCTGGGGGAGACTGTGGAGTACTTTGACGATTGGAAGGATGGGATGTTGATGCTCAGATACGATGATGCTATCTATGTGTAA
- a CDS encoding HAD family hydrolase — MCKVVCFDLDDTISKEIDYLNSAYREIARYAAALCKGCSMREEVLAQKAYETMLEAYKKNENTFEVLNVFLGVSNPMSEYLSIYRNHKPEIALSEETDNVLTALKAQGCRLGLITDGRSVQQRNKIDALRLERFFEAEDIVISEEFGSEKPSAANYEYFIKKYPEASFIYVGDNPKKDFVGANALGWNTVCLLDDGRNIHKQEFEAYVDAFQPKLKINTLSELVNLI, encoded by the coding sequence ATGTGTAAAGTAGTTTGCTTTGACTTGGACGATACAATCTCGAAAGAGATTGACTACTTGAATTCGGCTTATAGGGAGATAGCGCGATATGCGGCTGCTCTCTGTAAAGGCTGTTCAATGCGCGAGGAAGTGCTGGCACAGAAAGCATATGAGACCATGCTGGAGGCGTATAAGAAGAACGAGAATACCTTTGAGGTGCTGAATGTGTTTCTTGGCGTATCGAATCCTATGAGCGAGTATCTGAGCATCTATCGCAACCACAAGCCGGAGATTGCCTTGTCGGAAGAAACGGATAATGTGCTGACGGCATTGAAGGCTCAAGGCTGTAGGTTGGGGTTGATAACGGATGGCAGGTCGGTTCAGCAGAGGAACAAAATTGATGCTTTGAGATTGGAGCGATTCTTCGAGGCTGAGGATATCGTTATCTCGGAGGAATTCGGTAGCGAGAAGCCATCGGCTGCCAACTATGAGTATTTCATAAAGAAGTACCCTGAGGCTTCGTTTATATACGTAGGCGATAACCCTAAGAAGGATTTTGTGGGTGCCAATGCGCTCGGGTGGAATACCGTCTGCCTGTTGGATGACGGAAGAAATATCCATAAACAGGAGTTTGAAGCTTACGTAGATGCATTTCAGCCGAAGCTCAAGATTAATACATTGTCGGAATTAGTAAATTTGATTTGA
- a CDS encoding sugar transferase, with protein sequence MELTIGQKFYMICVKRTIGFLGALVALILLSPIFIATTILLHFANKGAGVFFCQPRPGKNEKIFNALKFKTMTDERDAEGNLLPDAVRLTLVGKFVRSTSIDELPQLINILKGDMAFIGPRPLLVQYLPLYSEEQHHRHDVTPGMSGWAQVNGRNNISWTKKFELDVYYVKHIGPMMDIRVFFTTIKKVLFRNDINQEGGEWTTMDPFNGSN encoded by the coding sequence ATGGAATTGACAATTGGCCAGAAGTTTTATATGATATGCGTGAAGAGGACTATAGGTTTCTTGGGCGCATTGGTGGCGTTGATTTTGCTGTCGCCAATATTTATTGCAACCACCATTTTGCTGCATTTTGCCAACAAGGGTGCTGGCGTGTTCTTCTGTCAGCCTCGTCCGGGAAAAAACGAAAAAATATTCAATGCACTGAAATTTAAGACTATGACGGACGAGAGGGATGCAGAGGGGAATTTGCTGCCTGATGCCGTTCGTTTGACTCTAGTGGGTAAGTTCGTACGCTCTACATCGATTGACGAGTTGCCACAGCTGATTAACATCCTTAAGGGCGATATGGCATTTATAGGTCCTCGTCCTTTGTTAGTGCAGTATCTGCCGTTGTATAGCGAGGAGCAACACCATCGTCATGATGTGACCCCTGGTATGAGCGGATGGGCACAGGTGAATGGTCGTAACAATATCTCGTGGACAAAGAAATTTGAGCTGGATGTGTATTACGTAAAGCACATCGGCCCGATGATGGATATTCGTGTGTTTTTCACCACCATCAAAAAGGTACTGTTTCGCAACGACATCAATCAGGAAGGTGGCGAGTGGACTACTATGGATCCGTTTAACGGTAGCAATTAA
- a CDS encoding mannose-1-phosphate guanylyltransferase — protein sequence MKNTHVVIMAGGIGSRFWPMSTPECPKQFIDVMGCGKTLIQLTAERFIGVCPPENIWVVTSAKYTEIVKEQLPQIPECNILAEPCMRNTAPCIAYVSWKIKMRHPNANIVVTPSDQLVINTTEFQRIIKKALAFTENGDAIVTLGMKPNRPETGYGYIAAGESVALDKEICRVEAFKEKPDKATAEKYLAAGNYLWNAGIFVWNVKTISAALRIYAPGIAEIFDKIYTDFYTEREAEVINRFFPDCENISIDYAVMENAEEIYVVPAEFGWSDLGTWGALRGLLPQDASGNAAIGTVKLYDSSNCMVHVAQEKKVVIQGLDGYIVAEQDDTLLICRLEEEQRIKEFSTT from the coding sequence ATGAAAAATACGCATGTAGTTATAATGGCCGGTGGCATAGGAAGCCGTTTCTGGCCAATGAGTACTCCTGAATGTCCCAAGCAGTTTATTGATGTGATGGGATGTGGAAAAACATTGATTCAGCTTACTGCTGAACGCTTCATCGGGGTATGCCCACCGGAGAATATCTGGGTGGTTACTTCTGCTAAGTATACGGAGATTGTAAAGGAACAGTTACCGCAAATACCGGAATGTAACATCTTAGCAGAACCGTGTATGCGTAACACGGCACCGTGTATTGCGTATGTTTCCTGGAAAATAAAGATGCGCCACCCGAATGCGAATATTGTGGTTACTCCTTCGGATCAGCTGGTGATAAATACTACTGAGTTTCAAAGGATCATAAAGAAGGCTCTGGCATTCACAGAGAATGGTGATGCGATTGTTACATTGGGTATGAAGCCTAATCGTCCGGAAACGGGATATGGATATATTGCTGCAGGTGAATCGGTGGCTTTGGATAAGGAGATTTGTCGTGTAGAGGCATTCAAGGAGAAGCCTGATAAGGCTACTGCCGAGAAATACTTAGCTGCAGGGAATTATCTTTGGAATGCGGGTATCTTTGTATGGAATGTGAAGACGATCTCTGCTGCTTTACGGATATATGCTCCGGGTATTGCTGAGATATTTGATAAGATTTATACGGACTTTTATACGGAACGTGAAGCTGAGGTTATCAACCGTTTCTTCCCCGACTGTGAGAATATCTCTATTGACTATGCAGTGATGGAGAATGCAGAGGAGATTTACGTGGTTCCTGCCGAGTTTGGATGGTCGGACTTGGGCACATGGGGTGCTTTACGTGGCTTGCTTCCTCAGGATGCTTCGGGTAATGCTGCCATTGGTACGGTTAAGTTGTACGATAGCTCAAACTGTATGGTGCACGTAGCTCAGGAAAAGAAAGTGGTGATTCAGGGCTTGGATGGCTACATTGTAGCGGAACAGGATGATACATTGCTTATCTGTCGGCTTGAAGAGGAACAACGAATAAAGGAATTTAGTACAACTTAA
- a CDS encoding VapE domain-containing protein, with translation MRNISSPKVYFKNLPEWDGTDHLTAFINRVQTTNQELWTETLTKWLCGVVRSELYSKQCNTLVPLIYGKQSSGKTTFIRSILPPELREYYSEKPIGTYGEEIKPPLLYVMVHNTDLEYPIHHEAKCYKEMYGNTKKGKRVPSVIYATSLRQEECCEPFVYFEATKQIDNESPVNYEQLYAQIMQKLKEE, from the coding sequence ATGAGAAACATTAGTTCACCAAAAGTTTATTTCAAGAATCTTCCTGAATGGGACGGTACGGATCACCTTACAGCCTTTATTAACCGCGTGCAAACCACCAATCAGGAATTGTGGACCGAAACCCTAACCAAGTGGTTGTGTGGTGTCGTAAGATCAGAACTTTACAGCAAACAGTGCAATACCCTCGTACCACTTATTTATGGCAAGCAATCCTCTGGAAAGACAACGTTTATACGTAGCATCCTCCCACCCGAGCTTAGGGAATATTACTCAGAGAAACCAATCGGCACGTACGGCGAAGAAATTAAACCACCTCTCTTGTATGTAATGGTTCACAACACCGACTTGGAATACCCCATTCATCATGAGGCTAAATGTTACAAAGAGATGTATGGAAACACAAAAAAAGGCAAACGTGTGCCCTCTGTAATTTACGCCACCAGCTTGCGCCAAGAGGAATGTTGCGAACCTTTCGTTTATTTCGAAGCAACAAAACAGATCGACAACGAAAGCCCGGTAAACTATGAACAGCTCTACGCACAGATTATGCAGAAGCTGAAAGAGGAATAA
- a CDS encoding AAA family ATPase, translated as MGKRIFKRKIYQDILRWKNENNGKSALLIEGARRIGKSTIVEEFARNEYDSYIIIDFNKVSNDIKSMFDDLMDLDFLFLRLQQAFHKTLTQRKSVIIFDEVQNCPLARQAIKYLVQDGRYDYIETGSLISIKKHTKDITIPSEEDRLQMHPLDYEEFRWTLGDTATIPLLEKFWEKKAPLGAAHRNVARDFRLYMLVGGMPQAVNEYLDTNNMQKVDEVKRKIIRLYEDDFLKIDPSGRASKIFMSIPSALSRNANRYVPFSVLGKVEEDKLTEILKSVEDSKTVNFAFHADDPNVGMPLNSNFDKFKLFIADIGLFITLAFWDKDYTENIIYEKLLNNKLSANLGYVYENLIAQMLIAKGNRLFYHTWQRDEKHYYEIDFLLSKNNKICPIEVKSSGYSTHKSLDEFYKKYSNRILWKYLIYTKDLAKDADTILVPTYMTSLL; from the coding sequence ATGGGAAAAAGAATCTTTAAACGTAAAATATATCAGGATATTCTTCGCTGGAAGAATGAAAACAATGGTAAGTCTGCCCTTCTTATAGAAGGCGCTCGACGCATTGGTAAATCTACCATTGTAGAAGAGTTTGCGCGTAATGAATATGATTCGTATATAATTATCGATTTCAATAAAGTCAGTAACGACATAAAATCAATGTTCGATGACCTGATGGATCTTGATTTTTTATTTCTTCGTCTTCAACAAGCGTTTCACAAAACACTGACTCAAAGAAAATCTGTTATCATATTCGATGAAGTGCAGAACTGTCCTCTTGCCAGACAAGCAATAAAATATTTAGTACAGGACGGCCGTTATGACTACATAGAAACAGGTTCGCTTATCAGTATAAAGAAACATACAAAAGACATAACCATTCCGAGTGAGGAAGACCGTCTGCAAATGCACCCTTTGGACTACGAAGAATTCAGATGGACGCTCGGTGATACTGCAACAATTCCTCTTCTTGAAAAATTCTGGGAGAAAAAAGCACCTTTGGGAGCTGCACATCGTAATGTTGCAAGAGATTTTCGTCTCTATATGCTTGTAGGAGGAATGCCACAGGCTGTAAATGAATATCTTGACACAAATAATATGCAGAAAGTGGATGAAGTCAAAAGAAAAATTATCAGACTATACGAAGATGACTTTCTTAAAATAGATCCGAGTGGACGTGCTTCTAAAATATTCATGTCCATTCCTTCTGCTCTTTCTAGAAATGCCAATAGATATGTACCATTTTCTGTACTAGGAAAGGTTGAAGAAGATAAGCTAACCGAAATACTTAAAAGCGTTGAAGATAGTAAAACTGTAAACTTCGCTTTTCATGCAGATGATCCCAATGTTGGTATGCCTCTGAATTCCAACTTCGATAAATTCAAACTATTTATAGCTGACATAGGATTATTTATAACATTGGCTTTTTGGGACAAGGACTATACCGAGAACATAATATACGAGAAGTTACTGAACAATAAACTGTCTGCTAATCTTGGATATGTATATGAAAACCTTATTGCACAAATGCTTATAGCAAAAGGTAACAGATTATTCTACCACACTTGGCAAAGAGATGAGAAGCACTATTATGAGATTGATTTCTTGTTATCTAAAAATAATAAGATATGCCCGATAGAAGTAAAATCATCTGGATACTCTACACACAAGTCGCTGGATGAGTTCTACAAAAAGTACTCAAATCGCATACTATGGAAATACCTGATTTACACAAAAGATTTGGCTAAGGATGCAGACACCATATTAGTACCAACCTATATGACAAGTCTGCTGTAA